One genomic window of Gossypium hirsutum isolate 1008001.06 chromosome D11, Gossypium_hirsutum_v2.1, whole genome shotgun sequence includes the following:
- the LOC107955094 gene encoding sporozoite surface protein 2: MESSLIFMILSMLLIISEARKVDNLNDRKILTLGSSNPLRDHSIIKNVIMKRETSGGSNYPLHNSNPPQAPSGFNVIVKRETPGGPNPLHDSNPLQAPSGFNVIVKRETPGGPNPLHHETPGGPNPLHHSNPPLAPSGFNVIVKRETPGGPNPIHNHNPPQAPSGFNVIVKRETPGGPNPLHDSNPLQVPSGFNVIVKRETPGGPNPLHHSNPPLAPSGFNVIVKRETPGGPNPIHNHNPPQAPSGFNVIVKRETPGGPNPLHNSNPPQTPSGFNVIVKRKTPGGPNPLHNSNPLLAPPPGI, encoded by the coding sequence ATGGAGTCGTCGttgattttcatgattttgtCTATGTTACTCATAATTTCTGAAGCACGAAAAGTTGATAATCTAAATGATCGAAAGATTTTAACACTCGGAAGCTCCAATCCTCTTCGTGATCATTCTATCATTAAAAATGTCATCATGAAGAGAGAAACTTCGGGAGGATCAAATTATCCTCTTCACAATTCTAATCCTCCACAGGCACCTAGTGGTTTTAATGTCATTGTGAAGAGAGAAACTCCAGGAGGACCAAATCCTCTTCACGATTCTAATCCTCTGCAGGCACCTAGTGGTTTTAATGTCATTGTGAAGAGAGAAACTCCGGGAGGACCAAATCCTCTCCACCATGAAACTCCGGGAGGACCAAATCCTCTCCACCATTCTAATCCTCCGCTGGCACCTAGTGGTTTTAATGTCATTGTGAAGAGAGAAACTCCAGGAGGACCAAATCCTATTCACAACCATAATCCTCCACAGGCACCTAGTGGTTTTAATGTCATTGTGAAGAGAGAAACTCCAGGAGGACCAAATCCTCTTCACGATTCTAATCCTCTGCAGGTACCTAGTGGTTTTAATGTCATTGTGAAGAGAGAAACTCCGGGAGGACCAAATCCTCTTCACCATTCTAATCCTCCGCTGGCACCTAGTGGTTTTAATGTCATTGTGAAGAGAGAAACTCCGGGAGGACCAAATCCTATTCACAACCATAATCCTCCACAGGCACCTAGTGGTTTTAATGTCATTGTGAAGAGAGAAACTCCAGGAGGACCAAATCCTCTTCATAATTCTAATCCTCCGCAGACACCTAGTGGTTTTAATGTCATTGTGAAGCGGAAAACTCCGGGAGGACCAAATCCTCTTCACAACTCTAATCCTCTGCTAGCTCCGCCTCCGGGCATATGA
- the LOC121223500 gene encoding beta-amylase isoform X2, whose product MSDVWWGIVESKGPKQYDWSAYRSLVELIKECGMKMQAIMSFHQCGGNVGDEVTIPIPQWVLDIGEENPDIFYTDREGNRNKEYLTLGVDHLPLFHGRTAVQVYGDYMKSFKETMADLIGEVIIDIEVGLGAAGELRYPSYPQSLGWVFPGIGEFQCYDKYLKAAFKEAATKAGHPEWELPDNAGTYNDTPDSTEFFASNGTYLTDKGKFFLTWYSNNLITRGDDILDEANKAFLGCKVKLAAKVSGMHWWYNSPSHAAELTAGYYNLYDRDGYRPIARMLSRHDAILNFTCLEMRDSEQDAAAKSAPQELVQQVLSGAWREHIEVAGENALSRYDSYAYNQILLNARPNGITNKGVPKMHGFTYLRSSDDLFEDTNFELFKIFVKKMHADQEYCSDPAKYGKELKPLKRSKPKIPIEDLLDATTPMKPLPWDEETDMKVDG is encoded by the exons ATGTCTGACGTGTGGTGGGGAATAGTGGAATCGAAAGGACCGAAGCAATACGATTGGAGTGCATACCGGAGCTTGGTGGAGCTAATCAAAGAATGTGGAATGAAAATGCAAGCTATAATGTCGTTCCATCAATGTGGTGGGAATGTAGGAGATGAAGTGACTATCCCAATCCCACAATGGGTGCTTGATATCGGGGAAGAAAACCCTGATATCTTTTACACCGATAGGGAAGGTAATAGGAACAAGGAATACCTCACTCTTGGTGTTGATCATCTCCCTCTTTTCCATGGACGAACTGCTGTCCAG GTTTATGGTGATTACATGAAGAGCTTCAAGGAGACAATGGCAGATCTTATAGGAGAAGTGATAATTGATATAGAAGTGGGACTTGGTGCTGCAGGCGAGCTTAGATACCCCTCTTATCCTCAAAGCCTGGGATGGGTTTTCCCTGGCATTGGAGAATTTCAG TGCTATGACAAGTACCTAAAAGCAGCATTCAAAGAGGCAGCTACAAAAGCAGGTCATCCAGAATGGGAATTGCCAGACAATGCTGGGACATACAATGACACACCTGATTCAACAGAGTTTTTTGCATCAAATGGGACTTATCTCACTGACAAAGGCAAATTCTTCTTGACATGGTATTCCAACAACTTAATCACCCGTGGTGATGATATCCTTGATGAGGCCAACAAAGCTTTTCTAGGGTGCAAGGTCAAGTTAGCAGCAAAA GTATCCGGGATGCACTGGTGGTACAATTCCCCGAGCCATGCGGCCGAGCTGACGGCTGGTTATTACAATCTGTACGATAGAGATGGGTATCGCCCCATTGCTAGGATGTTGTCGAGGCACGATGCTATACTGAATTTCACGTGCCTTGAGATGAGGGACTCGGAGCAAGATGCTGCGGCTAAAAGTGCGCCTCAAGAACTTGTTCAACAG GTTTTAAGTGGAGCGTGGAGAGAGCATATTGAAGTTGCAGGCGAGAATGCGTTGTCGAGGTACGACAGCTATGCGTACAATCAAATTCTATTGAACGCAAGGCCTAATGGTATAACAAACAAGGGGGTACCAAAGATGCATGGCTTCACCTACCTTCGTTCATCTGATGATTTGTTCGAAGACACGAATTTCGAGCTGTTCAAAATTTTCGTGAAGAAGATGCATGCCGACCAA GAGTATTGTTCAGACCCAGCAAAGTATGGTAAAGAATTGAAGCCATTGAAACGTTCAAAGCCGAAGATTCCGATTGAAGACCTTCTTGATGCAACCACACCAATGAAGCCGTTACCATGGGATGAAGAAACAGACATGAAAGTTGATggctga
- the LOC121223500 gene encoding beta-amylase isoform X1, with protein sequence MAESKKMLANYVPVYVMLPLGIISTENVLLDKESLKQQLLKLKTAGIDGVMSDVWWGIVESKGPKQYDWSAYRSLVELIKECGMKMQAIMSFHQCGGNVGDEVTIPIPQWVLDIGEENPDIFYTDREGNRNKEYLTLGVDHLPLFHGRTAVQVYGDYMKSFKETMADLIGEVIIDIEVGLGAAGELRYPSYPQSLGWVFPGIGEFQCYDKYLKAAFKEAATKAGHPEWELPDNAGTYNDTPDSTEFFASNGTYLTDKGKFFLTWYSNNLITRGDDILDEANKAFLGCKVKLAAKVSGMHWWYNSPSHAAELTAGYYNLYDRDGYRPIARMLSRHDAILNFTCLEMRDSEQDAAAKSAPQELVQQVLSGAWREHIEVAGENALSRYDSYAYNQILLNARPNGITNKGVPKMHGFTYLRSSDDLFEDTNFELFKIFVKKMHADQEYCSDPAKYGKELKPLKRSKPKIPIEDLLDATTPMKPLPWDEETDMKVDG encoded by the exons ATGGCTGAGAGCAAAAAAATGTTGGCTAATTATGTGCCTGTCTATGTCATGCTCCCG TTGGGGATAATATCAACTGAGAACGTACTCCTAGACAAAGAAAGCCTGAAACAGCAGCTGTTGAAGCTGAAAACGGCCGGCATCGATGGGGTAATGTCTGACGTGTGGTGGGGAATAGTGGAATCGAAAGGACCGAAGCAATACGATTGGAGTGCATACCGGAGCTTGGTGGAGCTAATCAAAGAATGTGGAATGAAAATGCAAGCTATAATGTCGTTCCATCAATGTGGTGGGAATGTAGGAGATGAAGTGACTATCCCAATCCCACAATGGGTGCTTGATATCGGGGAAGAAAACCCTGATATCTTTTACACCGATAGGGAAGGTAATAGGAACAAGGAATACCTCACTCTTGGTGTTGATCATCTCCCTCTTTTCCATGGACGAACTGCTGTCCAG GTTTATGGTGATTACATGAAGAGCTTCAAGGAGACAATGGCAGATCTTATAGGAGAAGTGATAATTGATATAGAAGTGGGACTTGGTGCTGCAGGCGAGCTTAGATACCCCTCTTATCCTCAAAGCCTGGGATGGGTTTTCCCTGGCATTGGAGAATTTCAG TGCTATGACAAGTACCTAAAAGCAGCATTCAAAGAGGCAGCTACAAAAGCAGGTCATCCAGAATGGGAATTGCCAGACAATGCTGGGACATACAATGACACACCTGATTCAACAGAGTTTTTTGCATCAAATGGGACTTATCTCACTGACAAAGGCAAATTCTTCTTGACATGGTATTCCAACAACTTAATCACCCGTGGTGATGATATCCTTGATGAGGCCAACAAAGCTTTTCTAGGGTGCAAGGTCAAGTTAGCAGCAAAA GTATCCGGGATGCACTGGTGGTACAATTCCCCGAGCCATGCGGCCGAGCTGACGGCTGGTTATTACAATCTGTACGATAGAGATGGGTATCGCCCCATTGCTAGGATGTTGTCGAGGCACGATGCTATACTGAATTTCACGTGCCTTGAGATGAGGGACTCGGAGCAAGATGCTGCGGCTAAAAGTGCGCCTCAAGAACTTGTTCAACAG GTTTTAAGTGGAGCGTGGAGAGAGCATATTGAAGTTGCAGGCGAGAATGCGTTGTCGAGGTACGACAGCTATGCGTACAATCAAATTCTATTGAACGCAAGGCCTAATGGTATAACAAACAAGGGGGTACCAAAGATGCATGGCTTCACCTACCTTCGTTCATCTGATGATTTGTTCGAAGACACGAATTTCGAGCTGTTCAAAATTTTCGTGAAGAAGATGCATGCCGACCAA GAGTATTGTTCAGACCCAGCAAAGTATGGTAAAGAATTGAAGCCATTGAAACGTTCAAAGCCGAAGATTCCGATTGAAGACCTTCTTGATGCAACCACACCAATGAAGCCGTTACCATGGGATGAAGAAACAGACATGAAAGTTGATggctga
- the LOC107904394 gene encoding uncharacterized protein, producing MEKAGGNAGDSSSSEEESNGTQQELDESQTSMGQRSEEIIESTTTHPSLPNQASQQPIISPSIYNSSTKAMEWSHDERIQSHNHEQNNVVEQLFLSQAMEAPTQGSGNLMKNNTIRASNGYHLPTSNLPPQFRLDFSSRQSEQGNWSGSSLANTNWMDWHQFPHTHEPTIDLGPHGFGFQALLNQAIASDTCHRNDHDRPIQQMKMSLQEDPNLHFMDWMSLKEGNQHQDIGLPAASGSRSKFIMNKVYDPSYEAMGLPVDPHLRMFQAKYGNAAENKDKNKDKENEEHR from the exons ATGGAAAAAGCGGGTGGAAATGCAGGAGACTCATCCTCCTCAGAAGAAGAAAGCAATGGAACTCAACAAGAACTTGATGAATCCCAAACATCAATGGGTCAAAG ATCTGAAGAGATAATTGAAAGCACCACAACCCATCCATCACTCCCAAATCAGGCTTCGCAACAACCAATTATTTCCCCTTCAATTTACAATTCAAGTACTAAG GCAATGGAGTGGTCACATGATGAAAGGATTCAATCACACAATCATGAGCAAAACAATGTTGTTGAACAATTATTTCT GTCTCAAGCAATGGAAGCACCCACTCAAGGAAgtggaaatttgatgaaaaataataCCATTAGAGCATCCAATGGCTACCATCTCCCCACATCAAATCTTCCACCACAATTCCGTTTGGATTTCTCTTCTAGACag AGTGAGCAAGGAAATTGGAGTGGATCATCTTTGGCCAATACAAATTGGATGGATTGGCACCAATTTCCTCATACACATGAACCTACTATAGATTTGgg GCCACATGGTTTTGGATTCCAAGCACTGCTGAATCAAGCTATAGCATCAGATACTTGTCATAGGAATGATCATGATAGGCCAATTCAACAA ATGAAAATGAGTTTGCAAGAAGACCCAAATCTCCATTTTATGGATTGGATGTCATTAAAGGAAGGCAATCAACATCAAGATATTGGTCTTCCTGCTGCTTCTGGTTCAAG GTCCAAATTTATCATGAACAAAGTGTACGATCCATCGTATGAAGCCATGGGATTGCCAGTGGATCCTCATCTAAGAATGTTTCAAGCAAAatatggcaatg CAGCAGAAAACAAGGATAAGAATAAGGATAAGGAGAATGAGGAACATCGTTGA